A single Crateriforma conspicua DNA region contains:
- a CDS encoding DUF11 domain-containing protein, translating into MKMPKPRRRSSRRPRPYNARVLRRLIAEPLESRRLLAATDLAMIGGLVFKDVTGDGFTAGEQVSGAQVALYRDNGNGSFDSGTDTLVTTATTGTDGRYTLNRLTAGNYFVLQDAQTVDGRTLLRNVSPMITISGTDVEGRIVQVVDDFDQTQQQVVDTTNDGVPVTSSVAAPEAIGGERDLYVNKTSVNGAVQLEVDNPLLPNLLTFDSLATGDGERRVTWDGPDGDATTVDDTGLGTVDLTDAADAIGLQLQIGADLPGGQAVVRIYSDDGNGATAQRFSSATLNIPQTGGGVSSAEFLPFSSFVAAAGGGVDINNVGAIELEITGSANVNGTAELVGTVGQTAFTADFDNFTPTIDLSLSKTSASGEVAVGESTTFTITVNNAGPVAATGVVVQDVLPAGMTLVSQTTSQGTYNATTGRWEVGDVAVSASHTLSITARMDTPGTKTNIAEVIAADQTDIDSTPGNGAAGEDDRATVSILSPQIDLSIAKTASDLSPDVGENVTFTVTLSNAGPDAATGVTVRDVLPAGLNFVSATPSQGSYESGTGVWTVGSVNAGSGATLSIIAGVTSTGSIQNVAEVLAADQPDADSTPGNGATGEDDLATVTLDPQQIDLSLIKTVDNAAPNRGDNVTFTITLGNAGPSAATGVIVRDAIPAGLTFVSSAPSIGSYNTTTGQWIAGTVAAGTSQTLQLVARVDSVAVATNVAEVIAADQTDVDSTPNNNVPAEDDQSSVVVTPASADLSLTKTIDNVAANVGQNATFTITVQNGGPSAASGVQVTDLLPAGVSFVSSSPSQGGYNAATGVWDVGTIGGGASATLAIVAQVQSPGTKTNTAQISAADQFDPDSTPGNNAPAEDDQASVNLVPPTIDLSLDKTVDQDRPNVGDTVRFTVSVSNAGPDAASGVVVRDVLPAGLTFVGATPGAGIYDVGTGQWNVGGVTSGQTVSLAIDATVTGTTTISNQAEVIAADQFDIDSTPGEGGEGEDDIASVSITPASADLSLTKTVDNATPNVGENVSFTVTVSNAGPDTATGVVVRDLLPAGLNFVSATPGQGTYNAATGLWTAGQIASGATGTLNLIATVTSTDALTNTAEITAADQRDPDSTPGNGSVSEDDLATVGVRGQQIDLSLTKTVDNAAPNVGDEITFTITVRNDGVSPATGVQVRDILPAGLTPRGTSPSQGSLNTSTSIWTVGDLAVGGTATIDVVVRVDQILEIENVAEVIAADQPDVDSTPDNNVAAEDDQDAVTVRTPVSDLSLVKGVDNDRPNVGDVVIFDLTVTNGGPDPAVGVEVTDLLPEGIEYISNSLSQGSYNATTGIWTIGNLAVGSTATLGLRGRVSADAADPLAAKTNTAEITAAGQADSDSTPGNRNPDEDDFDQATITPMAIDLSLEKTVSDAAPSVGGTVTYTVTVRNDGDDPATGVQIRDRLPDGVTLVSVNESQGSFNAASGVWSVPQVDVGGSATLQLEVLVDSPGTLINQAEVIAADQLDRDSTPDNDVDGEDDQADVTLVTQEADLSLTKTVDNATPGVGEEAVFTLEIRNDGPDAAESIVVRDVLPSGLGFSGATASSGSYNASNGQWSIPALAASQTATLQIRVTADSVGEKINAAEIIQSSEFDPDSTPDNGLDDEDDYATVSLSPQLVDLALSKDVDDARPTRGQRVTFTLRLSNDGPSRATGVQVRDVLPDSLTFENALASVGNYSPLSGLWTIDSLDSGGEVTLAIEALVGDVAAASNVAEVVAADQPDADSTPDNDEEAEDDFARVDLETQVADLSVAVAADRTSANQGDPVIFTVTLDNAGPDAATDVVVSTVLPAGLVFAEAQPSVGTYDPATGQWSVDSLANGSAATLRLLTTIDGRDVQSVTAEVSSVRQFDPDSTPGNGVVGEDDLDEAAVTPVLIDVSVTGTIDNDEPLEGDRVTIEFTATNDGPDGATGLVLETMLPDGMSLVSVQAGRGAYDTASGTWNLGSLAAGQSATLTFVAVVDERGVKTMPIEVVAADQVDIDSTPGNGGVDEDDRFELLIRAPRLLTKRLFLAR; encoded by the coding sequence ATGAAGATGCCGAAACCGCGACGCCGATCGTCGCGCCGACCACGTCCGTACAACGCCCGCGTGCTGCGACGTCTGATCGCCGAACCGCTGGAATCCCGGCGTTTGCTGGCGGCCACCGACTTGGCGATGATCGGTGGGCTGGTTTTCAAAGATGTCACCGGCGACGGATTCACGGCCGGTGAGCAGGTATCTGGGGCTCAGGTCGCTCTGTACCGCGACAACGGCAACGGATCGTTCGATTCCGGCACCGACACGCTGGTGACCACGGCGACGACCGGCACCGACGGCCGGTACACGCTGAACCGATTGACCGCCGGCAATTACTTCGTGCTACAAGATGCCCAGACGGTCGACGGCCGAACGTTGCTGCGGAACGTGTCGCCGATGATCACGATCAGCGGGACCGACGTCGAAGGCCGCATCGTCCAAGTCGTCGACGATTTTGATCAGACGCAACAACAAGTCGTCGACACCACCAACGATGGCGTGCCGGTGACCAGTTCGGTCGCCGCGCCCGAGGCGATCGGCGGCGAACGTGATCTGTACGTCAACAAGACCAGCGTCAACGGCGCGGTCCAATTGGAGGTCGACAACCCGCTGTTGCCGAATCTGTTGACGTTTGATTCCTTGGCCACCGGTGATGGCGAGCGGCGTGTCACCTGGGACGGACCCGACGGGGATGCGACGACGGTTGACGACACCGGGCTGGGGACGGTGGATTTGACCGACGCCGCCGATGCGATCGGGCTGCAACTGCAGATCGGCGCCGATTTGCCGGGCGGCCAAGCGGTCGTGCGGATCTACAGTGATGACGGCAATGGGGCGACGGCCCAGCGATTCAGCAGCGCGACACTGAACATCCCGCAAACCGGCGGCGGCGTATCGTCGGCAGAATTCTTGCCGTTTTCCAGTTTCGTGGCGGCGGCAGGCGGCGGCGTGGACATCAACAACGTCGGCGCGATCGAACTGGAAATCACCGGATCGGCCAACGTCAACGGGACCGCCGAATTGGTCGGAACGGTCGGACAGACCGCGTTCACGGCGGATTTCGATAACTTCACGCCGACCATTGATCTGTCGTTGTCCAAGACGTCGGCCAGTGGCGAGGTCGCCGTCGGCGAAAGCACCACCTTTACCATCACCGTCAACAACGCGGGCCCGGTGGCCGCCACGGGCGTCGTCGTCCAAGACGTGTTGCCCGCCGGCATGACGTTGGTGTCTCAAACGACAAGCCAAGGCACCTACAACGCAACGACCGGACGTTGGGAAGTCGGCGACGTTGCGGTGTCGGCCAGCCACACGTTGTCCATCACCGCAAGGATGGACACCCCGGGGACCAAAACCAACATCGCCGAAGTGATCGCGGCCGACCAAACGGACATCGACAGCACTCCGGGCAACGGTGCGGCCGGCGAAGACGACCGGGCGACGGTGTCGATCTTGTCACCGCAAATCGATTTGTCGATCGCCAAGACGGCTAGCGATCTGTCGCCCGATGTTGGCGAAAACGTGACGTTCACGGTGACGCTGTCCAACGCCGGACCGGATGCCGCGACGGGGGTCACCGTCCGCGACGTACTTCCGGCCGGATTGAACTTCGTTTCCGCGACGCCCAGCCAGGGCAGCTACGAATCCGGGACAGGCGTGTGGACTGTCGGCAGTGTGAATGCCGGCTCCGGTGCAACACTCAGTATCATCGCCGGCGTCACGTCGACGGGATCGATTCAGAACGTCGCCGAAGTTCTGGCGGCCGACCAGCCCGATGCAGACAGCACGCCGGGCAACGGCGCGACCGGCGAAGACGACTTGGCCACCGTCACATTGGATCCACAGCAGATCGACCTGTCGCTGATTAAAACGGTCGACAATGCGGCGCCCAATCGGGGTGACAACGTGACCTTTACGATCACACTCGGTAACGCCGGTCCATCCGCGGCGACCGGCGTGATCGTTCGTGACGCGATTCCCGCGGGGCTGACGTTCGTTTCGTCGGCACCGTCGATCGGCAGCTACAACACGACCACGGGCCAGTGGATCGCCGGCACTGTGGCGGCGGGCACCAGCCAGACGTTGCAACTGGTGGCTCGTGTCGATTCCGTGGCGGTCGCGACCAACGTGGCGGAGGTCATTGCGGCCGATCAGACGGACGTCGACAGCACACCGAACAACAACGTCCCAGCCGAAGACGACCAGTCCAGCGTCGTCGTCACGCCGGCCAGCGCGGACCTGTCGTTGACCAAGACGATCGACAACGTGGCGGCCAACGTCGGCCAAAATGCGACGTTCACGATCACGGTGCAAAACGGTGGCCCCAGTGCGGCGTCCGGTGTCCAGGTGACCGACTTGTTGCCCGCGGGTGTGTCGTTCGTGTCGTCGTCGCCGTCGCAAGGTGGGTACAACGCGGCGACCGGCGTGTGGGACGTCGGCACGATCGGCGGCGGGGCCAGTGCGACGCTCGCGATCGTGGCTCAGGTGCAATCGCCTGGAACCAAAACGAACACGGCACAGATCAGTGCGGCGGACCAATTTGATCCCGACAGTACACCGGGAAACAACGCACCGGCTGAAGACGACCAGGCATCGGTCAATCTGGTGCCACCGACGATCGATCTGTCGTTGGATAAGACTGTCGACCAGGATCGGCCCAACGTCGGCGATACCGTGCGATTCACCGTTTCGGTCAGCAACGCGGGACCGGACGCGGCCAGTGGTGTGGTGGTTCGCGACGTCTTACCCGCCGGGCTGACCTTTGTCGGTGCGACGCCGGGTGCCGGGATCTATGACGTTGGGACCGGCCAGTGGAATGTCGGCGGGGTCACCAGTGGCCAGACGGTCTCGCTGGCCATCGACGCCACGGTGACGGGAACCACGACGATCAGCAACCAAGCGGAAGTCATCGCGGCGGACCAGTTCGACATCGACAGCACGCCGGGCGAAGGTGGCGAGGGGGAAGACGACATTGCCAGCGTTTCGATCACCCCGGCCAGCGCGGACTTGTCGCTGACCAAGACGGTCGACAATGCCACCCCCAACGTCGGCGAAAACGTCAGCTTCACGGTGACGGTGTCCAACGCGGGACCCGACACGGCGACGGGGGTGGTCGTGCGCGACTTGCTGCCGGCGGGATTGAACTTTGTCAGCGCGACGCCGGGGCAGGGGACTTACAACGCGGCCACGGGCTTGTGGACCGCGGGCCAGATCGCCAGTGGCGCGACCGGCACGCTGAATCTGATCGCGACCGTGACATCAACCGACGCTTTGACCAACACGGCGGAGATCACCGCGGCCGACCAACGCGACCCTGATTCAACGCCTGGGAACGGCAGTGTGTCCGAAGACGATCTGGCGACGGTTGGCGTTCGTGGCCAGCAAATCGATTTGTCGTTGACCAAGACCGTCGACAACGCCGCGCCGAATGTCGGTGACGAAATCACGTTCACGATCACGGTTCGCAACGACGGCGTATCACCGGCGACGGGCGTCCAAGTTCGCGACATCTTGCCGGCCGGTTTGACGCCCCGCGGCACGTCGCCGTCGCAGGGCAGTTTGAACACGTCGACCAGTATTTGGACCGTGGGCGATTTGGCGGTCGGCGGTACCGCGACGATCGACGTGGTCGTCCGGGTCGATCAGATCTTGGAGATCGAAAATGTTGCGGAGGTCATCGCGGCGGACCAGCCCGATGTCGACAGCACTCCGGACAACAACGTTGCAGCTGAAGACGATCAGGATGCGGTGACCGTACGGACGCCGGTGTCAGATTTGAGTCTGGTCAAGGGTGTCGACAACGACCGACCGAATGTCGGCGACGTGGTCATCTTCGATCTGACGGTGACCAACGGCGGGCCCGATCCGGCGGTCGGCGTGGAGGTCACGGATTTGCTGCCCGAGGGGATCGAATACATCAGCAACAGTCTGAGCCAGGGCAGCTACAACGCCACGACCGGCATTTGGACGATCGGCAACTTAGCGGTCGGATCCACCGCAACGCTGGGTCTGCGCGGTCGCGTCAGTGCCGATGCGGCGGATCCTTTGGCGGCGAAAACCAATACGGCGGAGATCACCGCGGCGGGCCAAGCGGACAGTGATTCGACGCCGGGCAACCGCAATCCCGACGAAGACGATTTTGATCAAGCCACGATCACGCCGATGGCGATCGATCTGTCGTTGGAAAAGACGGTCAGTGACGCGGCACCATCGGTCGGCGGCACGGTCACCTACACCGTGACGGTTCGCAATGACGGCGACGATCCCGCCACCGGTGTCCAGATTCGTGACCGACTGCCCGACGGGGTGACCTTGGTCAGCGTGAATGAATCGCAGGGATCGTTTAACGCGGCAAGCGGCGTGTGGTCGGTGCCGCAGGTCGACGTCGGCGGATCGGCGACGTTGCAACTGGAGGTCTTGGTGGATTCACCGGGAACGCTGATCAACCAGGCGGAAGTGATCGCGGCGGACCAACTGGATCGTGACAGCACGCCGGACAACGACGTCGACGGCGAAGATGATCAGGCGGACGTGACTCTGGTGACTCAAGAGGCCGATCTGTCGCTGACCAAGACCGTCGACAACGCGACGCCGGGGGTCGGCGAAGAAGCCGTCTTTACCCTGGAAATTCGGAACGACGGACCTGATGCGGCCGAATCGATCGTCGTCCGGGATGTCTTGCCCAGTGGCCTGGGTTTCTCCGGTGCAACGGCGAGTTCCGGTTCGTACAACGCGTCCAACGGCCAGTGGTCGATACCCGCATTGGCTGCTTCGCAGACGGCGACACTACAGATTCGCGTCACGGCGGATTCGGTCGGCGAAAAGATCAATGCGGCGGAGATCATTCAGTCCAGCGAGTTTGATCCCGACAGCACACCGGACAACGGATTGGATGACGAAGACGACTACGCCACCGTTTCATTGTCGCCTCAATTGGTCGATTTGGCCCTGTCCAAAGACGTCGACGACGCGCGGCCCACACGAGGCCAGCGTGTGACGTTCACGTTGCGATTGAGTAACGACGGACCGTCCCGGGCCACGGGGGTTCAGGTCCGCGATGTGTTGCCCGATTCGTTGACTTTTGAAAACGCCTTGGCAAGTGTCGGCAATTACAGCCCGCTGTCGGGTCTGTGGACGATCGATTCGCTTGATTCCGGTGGCGAAGTCACGTTGGCGATCGAAGCACTCGTCGGGGACGTCGCCGCGGCGTCGAACGTGGCCGAAGTCGTCGCGGCGGATCAGCCTGATGCCGACAGCACGCCCGACAACGACGAGGAGGCGGAAGACGATTTCGCACGCGTCGACTTGGAAACGCAGGTGGCCGATCTTTCCGTCGCGGTGGCCGCCGATCGGACCTCGGCCAACCAAGGCGATCCCGTGATCTTTACGGTCACCCTGGACAATGCGGGCCCCGATGCGGCAACGGACGTCGTGGTTTCGACCGTGTTGCCCGCCGGATTGGTGTTTGCCGAAGCTCAACCGTCGGTCGGCACCTACGACCCGGCGACCGGTCAGTGGTCGGTCGATTCACTTGCCAACGGGTCCGCCGCGACGTTGCGATTGCTGACCACTATCGACGGTCGGGACGTTCAGTCCGTGACGGCGGAGGTCAGTTCGGTTCGCCAGTTCGATCCCGACAGCACGCCGGGCAACGGGGTGGTCGGCGAGGACGATTTGGACGAGGCGGCCGTCACGCCGGTGCTGATCGACGTGTCGGTGACCGGCACGATCGACAACGATGAACCACTGGAAGGCGACCGTGTGACGATCGAATTCACCGCGACCAACGACGGACCCGACGGGGCGACCGGGCTGGTGTTGGAAACGATGTTGCCCGATGGCATGTCATTGGTCAGTGTCCAGGCGGGACGTGGGGCCTATGACACCGCCAGCGGGACGTGGAATCTGGGTTCGCTGGCGGCGGGCCAATCGGCGACACTGACGTTCGTTGCGGTGGTCGATGAACGCGGCGTTAAAACGATGCCGATCGAGGTGGTGGCGGCGGATCAGGTGGACATCGACAGCACGCCGGGCAACGGCGGAGTGGATGAAGACGACCGGTTCGAGTTGTTGATCCGGGCGCCGCGGTTGTTGACCAAGCGGTTGTTTTTGGCGCGTTGA
- a CDS encoding O-antigen ligase family protein: protein MQDAVLAFARYLVHVFLAVVLAALPTVVAWDFGGVFAWTWWALSGVVLLAVVAATLGRSGTMAMGTDRRFAGAASDTGSAGRRQRWIQGTLAVWPLLFLLSLVAWAAFQSLTLPPAVVSVLSPGAAEAHLQWGNEGELGDGLVGDGVAGEEVAGEEVAGEEVAGDGVAGDGVAGDGVAGDGLAGEETSGARAAISVSPHRSEVYAARAMILAGLAWATWVVARHATLAVFLTVGLALAGAVHAGIGFYQQAEQPKVVFGGAERVGNPFGCFVNRNHAGALMNLGVAAALGLVLASRTGRGRAKPARRASVFRPAVGPSEEPESRLGVSGANRIGGLSPSWQTAVWIGGLVVLVVAAAGVVWCGSRGALLGMAAGASAVVLVVVPTRSLARLIAGGGLLLVAAFAVGESFDVRTESIERLAESGRTDFSQEGRWDHWSDAWRASLAYLPSGCGMGAYRYGYLPFQQRGSGNWALDADNQWLQWWVEGGLVVALLAVFAAAMAVMTLSRLVSSRRPWTDHALGIAGAYALAAIGVSQTFDFALMMSSVAAGAVILSSTAAARGVAWESQGRPASRRSVKLIAAGLMIPGLFWANRVTLDDARAEALVQAGDRLRGDAAEPERWSELADRLKQRLDQSPDDERLWMEYVQVQLQLFRIAETTARVIQTRQPAATVYADTRPERLRRQAYSPTDDGLQDPRRATKLQPASRRSAEHLRIATDALRSAVRSSPLSDQPRWSMLALDFAPSADWDSSRVWDQLFQLRNRRADSMRRLALLADQMGDRDRQQAALRQQLVVDPRSLKAVCRLVQQQGDRLDLAQIIPQDRQLVLQAVAWWLDNDRDRLSSQAELLRRAAEYLRLPISPWERELKGRLGVGR from the coding sequence GTGCAGGACGCGGTTTTGGCATTCGCTCGGTATTTGGTGCACGTGTTCTTGGCGGTCGTGTTGGCGGCGTTGCCGACGGTCGTCGCGTGGGACTTCGGCGGCGTGTTCGCTTGGACCTGGTGGGCATTGTCGGGAGTGGTGTTGCTGGCGGTCGTCGCCGCGACGTTGGGCCGATCGGGGACGATGGCGATGGGCACCGACCGACGGTTCGCCGGGGCGGCATCGGACACCGGATCGGCCGGGCGACGTCAACGCTGGATCCAAGGGACGCTGGCGGTCTGGCCGCTGTTGTTTCTGTTGTCGCTGGTGGCATGGGCCGCGTTCCAGTCACTGACTTTGCCACCGGCCGTCGTTTCCGTTTTGTCGCCCGGCGCCGCGGAGGCGCATTTGCAGTGGGGGAATGAAGGGGAGTTAGGTGACGGGTTGGTGGGTGACGGGGTGGCAGGTGAAGAGGTGGCAGGTGAAGAGGTGGCAGGTGAAGAGGTGGCAGGTGACGGGGTGGCGGGTGACGGGGTGGCGGGTGACGGGGTGGCGGGTGACGGGTTGGCAGGTGAAGAGACTTCGGGGGCGCGGGCGGCGATCAGTGTTTCGCCGCACCGCAGCGAGGTATACGCGGCGCGGGCGATGATTTTGGCCGGGTTGGCATGGGCGACCTGGGTGGTGGCTCGGCATGCGACCTTGGCCGTTTTTCTGACAGTGGGGCTGGCACTGGCCGGTGCGGTGCACGCCGGGATCGGGTTCTATCAACAGGCCGAGCAGCCGAAAGTGGTTTTTGGGGGGGCCGAACGGGTGGGCAATCCGTTTGGATGCTTCGTCAATCGGAATCACGCGGGCGCGCTGATGAACTTGGGCGTCGCGGCGGCGTTGGGACTGGTGTTGGCGTCGCGAACCGGTCGCGGTCGGGCGAAGCCCGCGCGTCGGGCGTCGGTGTTCCGGCCCGCGGTGGGGCCGTCGGAAGAACCCGAGTCCCGACTCGGGGTGTCCGGCGCCAATCGTATCGGTGGGCTTTCGCCGTCTTGGCAAACGGCCGTCTGGATCGGCGGTCTGGTCGTCTTGGTCGTGGCGGCCGCGGGTGTGGTTTGGTGCGGGTCACGCGGGGCGTTGTTGGGGATGGCGGCGGGGGCTTCGGCGGTCGTCTTGGTGGTCGTCCCGACACGGTCGCTGGCGCGGTTGATCGCCGGCGGCGGGTTGTTGTTGGTGGCCGCGTTTGCGGTCGGCGAATCGTTCGACGTGCGGACCGAGTCGATCGAACGATTGGCCGAAAGCGGGCGGACCGATTTTTCTCAGGAAGGCCGCTGGGATCACTGGTCCGATGCGTGGCGGGCAAGCTTGGCCTACCTGCCATCGGGATGCGGGATGGGGGCGTACCGTTACGGTTATTTGCCGTTCCAGCAACGCGGCAGCGGAAACTGGGCGTTGGACGCGGACAATCAGTGGTTGCAGTGGTGGGTCGAAGGGGGCTTGGTCGTCGCCTTGTTGGCCGTTTTCGCGGCGGCGATGGCGGTGATGACGCTGTCGCGGTTGGTTTCGTCGCGGCGGCCGTGGACCGACCATGCACTGGGGATCGCGGGGGCCTATGCCTTGGCGGCGATCGGTGTGTCCCAGACGTTCGATTTTGCGTTGATGATGTCATCGGTCGCCGCCGGGGCGGTGATCCTTTCATCGACGGCGGCGGCACGCGGCGTGGCTTGGGAATCACAGGGGCGTCCGGCCAGCCGACGAAGCGTCAAGTTGATCGCCGCGGGGCTGATGATCCCTGGTTTGTTTTGGGCCAACCGGGTGACGCTTGACGATGCCAGAGCCGAAGCGTTGGTGCAGGCCGGCGATCGGTTGCGCGGTGATGCAGCGGAGCCCGAGCGTTGGTCGGAATTGGCCGACCGGCTGAAGCAACGTTTGGACCAGAGCCCGGATGACGAACGTTTGTGGATGGAATACGTACAAGTCCAACTGCAGTTGTTTCGCATTGCCGAAACGACCGCACGGGTGATCCAGACACGACAGCCGGCCGCGACGGTGTACGCCGACACGCGGCCGGAACGCCTTCGCCGGCAAGCGTATTCGCCGACCGATGATGGTCTTCAAGATCCCAGGCGGGCGACGAAGTTACAGCCGGCCAGCCGGCGATCGGCCGAACACTTGAGGATCGCCACCGATGCGTTGCGATCGGCGGTGCGTTCCAGCCCGCTGTCGGATCAACCACGGTGGTCGATGCTGGCGTTGGATTTCGCACCCTCGGCCGACTGGGATTCGTCGCGGGTGTGGGACCAATTGTTCCAGTTGCGGAACCGCCGTGCTGATTCGATGCGGCGGCTGGCATTGCTGGCGGATCAAATGGGCGATCGTGACCGGCAACAGGCGGCGCTGCGCCAACAGTTGGTGGTGGACCCGCGGTCACTGAAAGCCGTTTGCCGGTTGGTGCAGCAACAAGGCGACCGCTTGGACTTGGCGCAGATCATCCCCCAGGACCGTCAACTGGTGCTGCAAGCGGTCGCTTGGTGGCTGGACAACGACCGGGATCGTCTGTCCAGCCAAGCCGAATTGTTGCGGCGTGCGGCGGAATATTTGAGACTTCCGATCAGCCCCTGGGAGCGGGAGTTGAAAGGGAGGTTGGGAGTAGGCAGGTAG
- the rfbB gene encoding dTDP-glucose 4,6-dehydratase, which produces MKILVTGGAGFIGSNLVRLLVGQGHHVLNVDKLTYAGNANNLSDLDGNTAHRLAVADITEAAAMAGLMNDFRPDAVMHLAAESHVDRSIDGPAAFIDTNIQGTFNLLHCSLQYWRDLPADAQSEFRFLHVSTDEVYGSLGASGKFTETTPYDPHSPYSASKAASDHLARAWHDTYGLPVIVTNCSNNYGPYQFPEKLIPVVILKCLRGQPIPVYGKGENIRDWLYVTDHCEALMTVLQRGRVGQTYNIGGDNEMRNIDLVRRICGIMDELAPRGESNELPEANGEWREARHETRTDIDIDSPRPASGRGAGGEGPKTQNPKPDLHSQSSPLATRHSQLISFVTDRPGHDARYAIDAGKIRDELGWRPRTDHDVLLRQTVQWYLDNEDWWQNILSGEYKLERLGQN; this is translated from the coding sequence ATGAAAATCCTTGTCACCGGCGGCGCCGGATTCATCGGCAGCAATCTGGTCCGGTTGTTGGTCGGCCAGGGTCATCACGTCTTGAACGTGGACAAGCTGACCTACGCGGGCAACGCCAACAATCTGTCGGACCTGGACGGAAACACCGCTCACCGGCTGGCCGTCGCCGACATCACCGAAGCCGCCGCCATGGCGGGTCTAATGAACGATTTCCGGCCCGATGCCGTCATGCATTTGGCCGCCGAAAGTCATGTCGACCGCAGCATCGACGGCCCTGCCGCGTTCATCGACACGAACATCCAAGGCACGTTCAATCTGCTGCACTGCAGCCTGCAGTACTGGCGTGATTTGCCGGCCGACGCCCAGTCCGAGTTCCGTTTCCTGCACGTGTCGACCGACGAAGTCTACGGATCGCTGGGTGCCAGCGGTAAATTCACCGAAACCACCCCCTACGATCCCCATTCGCCCTATTCGGCCAGCAAAGCCGCGTCGGATCACTTGGCCCGTGCCTGGCATGACACCTATGGCCTGCCCGTCATCGTCACCAATTGCAGCAACAACTACGGGCCCTATCAGTTCCCCGAAAAACTGATCCCGGTGGTGATCCTCAAATGCCTGCGGGGCCAGCCGATTCCGGTGTACGGCAAAGGCGAAAACATCCGGGATTGGTTGTACGTGACCGACCACTGCGAAGCCCTGATGACGGTACTGCAGCGCGGGCGTGTCGGCCAGACGTACAACATCGGCGGCGACAACGAGATGCGAAACATCGACCTCGTCCGCCGAATCTGCGGCATCATGGACGAGCTCGCCCCGCGGGGCGAGAGCAACGAGTTGCCAGAGGCAAATGGCGAGTGGCGAGAAGCGAGACACGAGACTCGTACCGACATCGACATCGACTCCCCTCGCCCCGCTTCGGGGAGAGGGGCCGGGGGTGAGGGGCCCAAAACCCAAAACCCAAAACCTGACCTTCACTCCCAATCCTCGCCACTCGCCACTCGCCACTCGCAACTCATCTCTTTTGTCACCGACCGCCCGGGCCACGACGCCCGCTACGCGATCGACGCCGGCAAAATCCGAGACGAACTCGGCTGGCGTCCCCGCACCGACCACGACGTCCTGCTCCGCCAGACCGTCCAGTGGTACCTCGACAACGAAGACTGGTGGCAAAACATCCTGTCCGGTGAATACAAGCTGGAAAGGCTGGGGCAAAATTAG
- a CDS encoding four helix bundle protein, translating into MTQGYRQLEVWKQGKQIAVQIYRITNGPPWDRDWGLRDQVRRAAVSIPSNIAEGDARGSNRDSVRFFRIALGSLAELETQLEISQEIGYLPPDQLRQLAVDLQRLGARLGALIRSRSDT; encoded by the coding sequence GTGACACAGGGCTATCGTCAGCTTGAGGTTTGGAAACAAGGCAAACAAATCGCGGTACAGATTTACCGCATCACAAACGGCCCACCCTGGGACCGTGACTGGGGACTTCGTGATCAAGTCAGACGCGCTGCGGTCAGCATCCCATCAAACATTGCCGAAGGAGACGCTCGCGGAAGCAACCGTGATTCCGTTCGGTTCTTTCGCATTGCATTGGGTTCACTTGCGGAACTGGAGACCCAGTTGGAGATCTCGCAAGAGATTGGATACCTACCACCAGACCAACTTCGGCAATTGGCCGTCGACCTTCAACGACTCGGCGCCCGTTTGGGAGCCCTGATTCGCTCTCGCTCGGACACCTAA